One window of the Staphylococcus equorum genome contains the following:
- the cspD gene encoding cold-shock protein CspD, which translates to MNNGTVKWFNAEKGFGFIEVEGGNDVFVHFSAITQEGYKSLEEGQAVEFEIVEGDRGPQAANVVKL; encoded by the coding sequence ATGAATAACGGTACAGTTAAATGGTTTAATGCAGAAAAAGGTTTTGGTTTCATCGAGGTTGAAGGTGGAAACGACGTATTCGTACACTTCTCAGCAATCACTCAAGAAGGCTACAAATCATTAGAAGAAGGCCAAGCTGTTGAATTCGAAATCGTTGAAGGCGACCGCGGTCCTCAAGCAGCTAACGTTGTTAAATTATAA
- a CDS encoding Rv0909 family putative TA system antitoxin, with protein sequence MINKVKSTLSKYVKNGKLEQGLYKISDTLKKKTGKDYSKYVSKIMDQLRKRV encoded by the coding sequence TTGATAAATAAGGTAAAAAGCACATTAAGTAAATATGTAAAAAACGGTAAATTAGAGCAAGGCTTGTATAAAATAAGCGATACACTTAAAAAGAAAACTGGCAAAGATTATTCAAAATATGTTAGTAAAATAATGGATCAATTACGTAAAAGAGTATAA
- a CDS encoding phosphate-starvation-inducible PsiE family protein — protein MIDYFTKALYFCLNLCIAILGVILVVFLFQECWGMIYTFIENKNVKYNYVVEKMLIAFMHIEFILLIIQYFRKNYHFSLQFFIYVGITAVIRFIIVEHYNAIETLLLAVTIGVLIFCLHLLKRYSLD, from the coding sequence GTGATAGATTATTTCACTAAAGCACTTTATTTTTGTTTAAACCTCTGTATTGCAATATTAGGAGTTATTTTAGTCGTATTTTTATTTCAAGAATGTTGGGGTATGATTTATACCTTTATAGAAAATAAAAATGTGAAGTATAATTATGTCGTAGAGAAAATGTTGATTGCTTTCATGCATATCGAATTCATACTTTTAATCATACAATATTTCAGAAAGAATTATCATTTCTCATTACAATTTTTTATTTACGTAGGAATTACGGCAGTGATTCGATTTATTATTGTAGAGCATTATAATGCAATTGAAACATTGCTTCTTGCAGTGACAATTGGTGTATTAATATTTTGCTTACACTTATTGAAACGCTATTCATTAGATTAA